A genomic segment from Flavobacterium sp. 9R encodes:
- a CDS encoding N-acetyltransferase, whose translation MIQFQPLEKKDIDTVTSLMSEFYAIDNYPFDTTIAKNLFKEFLTNDNLGKCWLLVWNQEIVGYLILTFVFSFEYQGKIAFLDELYIQPKAQGQGIGKSAVAFAKTQSEELSLRLLYLEVEEHNLSAQQLYLKSGFTIHPRKLMKHKL comes from the coding sequence ATGATACAATTTCAACCACTCGAAAAAAAGGATATCGATACCGTTACCTCTTTGATGAGCGAATTTTACGCTATTGACAACTACCCTTTTGACACAACAATCGCAAAGAATTTGTTTAAAGAATTTTTAACAAACGATAATCTTGGCAAATGCTGGTTATTAGTCTGGAATCAAGAAATTGTAGGGTATTTGATTCTGACTTTTGTTTTTAGCTTTGAATACCAAGGTAAGATTGCTTTTTTAGATGAATTATACATTCAACCCAAAGCACAAGGCCAAGGAATTGGGAAAAGTGCCGTTGCTTTTGCCAAAACACAAAGCGAAGAACTAAGCTTAAGATTACTTTATTTAGAAGTCGAAGAACACAATCTTTCGGCTCAGCAATTGTATCTCAAAAGCGGCTTTACTATTCACCCGAGAAAATTGATGAAACACAAATTATAA